Below is a window of Virgibacillus sp. NKC19-3 DNA.
ACCAGAATTCACCGCAAAAACGTGGTGTATGTACACGTGTCGGTACGTTGACACCGAAGAAACCGAACTCTGCACTTCGTAAATACGCACGTGTTCGTTTGTCAAATACGATGGAAGTAACTGCTTATATTCCTGGAATTGGACATAATCTGCAAGAACACAGTGTTGTACTGTTAAGAGGCGGTCGTGTTAAAGACTTACCAGGTGTTCGTTACCATATTGTTCGTGGAGCACTTGACACTGCAGGTGTAGATGGACGCCGGAAAGGGCGCTCTAAATACGGTACCAAAAAACCGAAGAAAAAAGCTTAAGTCGTTGATATAGATAACGTTAAGAAAGGAGGATGTCATATGCCACGTAAAGGACCAGTACCTAAACGGGATGTTTTGCCGGATCCGCTTTACAATTCAAAATTGGTGACACGTTTGATCAATCAAATTATGATTGACGGTAAACGTGGGATAGCACAGAAGATTCTTTATAATGCATTCACGATTATCGGCGAACGCAGTGGCCAAAATGCGATGGATGTATTTGAACAGGCAATGAAAAATGTCATGCCGGTTCTTGAGGTCCGTGCACGTCGCGTCGGTGGTTCAAACTATCAAGTACCAATGGAGGTTCGCCCGGAAAGACGTCAGGCATTAGGTCTACGCTATATTGTAAATTATTCTCGCCTACGCGGGGAAAAAACAATGGAAGAACGCCTAGCTAATGAAATCTTAGATGCTTCCAATAATACAGGCTCTTCTGTTAAGAGACGTGAAGAAATGCATAAGATGGCTGAAGCAAACAAAGCCTTTGCACATTACCGCTGGTAAGAAACCTAATAAAAGTTATTTAAAGGAAGGAGAAGAATACATGGCTAGAGATTTCTCCTTGGAAAAGACACGCAATATTGGAATTATGGCTCATATTGATGCAGGTAAAACCACTACCACAGAGCGTATTCTTTTCTATACAGGACGTATTCATAAAATTGGTGAAACACATGAAGGTGCATCTCAGATGGACTGGATGAGCCAGGAGCAGGAGCGGGGTATTACGATAACATCCGCAGCAACAACTGCTCAGTGGAAGAATCACCGTATAAATATTATTGACACACCTGGACACGTGGATTTCACCGTGGAGGTTGAGCGTTCCCTACGTGTGCTTGACGGAGCAGTGACTGTTCTTGATGCACAATCAGGTGTAGAACCACAAACGGAAACAGTTTGGCGCCAAGCAACAAATTATGGTGTACCAAGGATTGTATTCATTAACAAAATGGATAAAGTAGGTGCGGATTTCCTAAACGCAACCAATACGTTAAAAGAACGCTTGGGCGCTAATGCTCATCCTGTTCAGTTAACAATAGGTGCTGAAGATAATTTTGAGGGGATTATCGATCTTATTAGCATGAAAGCCTATTACTATGAAGATGATTTAGGCACACGTGCTGATTCTCGTGAGATCCCGGAAGAATACAAGGAAAAAGCAGAAGAACTCAGAGCAAGTCTGGTTGAATCCGTTGCTGAACTTGACGAAGACCTAATGATGAAGTATTTGGAAGGAGAGGAAATCTCCGAAGAAGAACTAAAGAATGCCATTCGTCAAGCAACACTAAATGTTGAATTTTATCCAGTATTTGGTGGGTCGGCATTTAAGAACAAAGGTGTACAATTAGTGCTTGATGGTGTCATTGACTATCTTCCTGCACCAACAGATGTACCTCCAATCGAAGGTATTGTTCCGGGAACGGAAGAGGAAGTTACACGACCTGCAGATGATGATGCACCATTCTCTGGCTTAGCATTTAAAGTAATGTCAGATCCGTATGTCGGGAAATTAACATTTTTCCGGGTTTACTCCGGTACAGTAGTTTCCGGTTCGTATGTTCGAAACTCGGTAAAGGAAAAGCGTGAACGTGTGGGACGTCTCCTGCAGATGCATGCGAATTCTCGTGAAGAAGTTAAAACGGTGTACAGTGGGGAAATTGCAGCAGCGGTCGGATTTAAAGATACATCAACAGGAGATACAATATGTGATGAGAAAGATCTTGTTATCCTGGAATCGATGGACTTTCCAGAACCGGTTATCTCCGTTGCAATCGAACCAAAAACAAAAGCAGACATGGATAAAATGGGTATCGCGTTAGGTAAGCTAGCTGAAGAGGATCCAACTTTTACAACAGAATCAGACACCGAGACAGGTCAAACGATTATCTCCGGTATGGGTGAGTTACATCTTGACGTTATCGTTGACCGTCTAAAACGTGAATTCAAAGTTGAAGCAAATGTTGGTAACCCACAGGTTGCATATCGTGAAACATTCCGTGGTTCCGCTGAGGTTGAAGGTAAATACGTACGTCAATCCGGTGGACGTGGACAATATGGTCATGTTTGGGTTAAATTTGAACCGAACGAAGAAGGCGCCGGATTCGAATTTACGGATAAAATCGTTGGTGGAACAGTTCCACGTGAGTATATTGGCTCTGTTGAACAAGGAATTATTGAAGCAACGGAAAGTGGTGTTTTAGCCGGTTATCCACTAATTGATATTAAAGCAACCCTATATGATGGAAGTTATCATGATGTTGACTCCAACGAGATGGCATTTAAGATAGCAGGATCCATGGCATTGAAGGCTGCGAAGAGTAAATGTAAGCCAGTTTTACTTGAACCAATGATGCGAGTAGAAATCGAAATCCCAGAGGAATATATGGGTGACATCATGGGTGATGTAACCGCACGTCGTGGTCGTGTGGAAGGTATGGAACCACGCGGTACAGCACAACTTGTAAGAGGGTTTGTACCATTATCTGAGATGTTTGGTTATGCGACTGCACTTCGTTCAAACACCCAGGGACGCGGAACATATACCATGACATTTGATCACTATGAAGAAACACCAAAGAGCATCACCGAAGAAATTATTAAGAAAAACACTGGCGAATAATTGATTTTTGCTTAAGATTATCGTATAACAATTAGTAAAGCCCGAGAAATAATTTTTCCTTAGATTGTTTTCCGGGTGACTATATTAATAAAAAATTTTTACTTATTTAAAGGAGGAACTATAATGGCTAAAGAAAAATTCGATCGCTCGAAAGATCACGTTAATATTGGGACAATTGGACACGTAGACCACGGGAAAACAACATTGACTGCTGCTATTTCAGCAGTAATGCACAAGAAATCCGGTAAAGGTGAAGCAATGGACTTTGACGAAATTGACAGAGCTCCGGAAGAAAAAGAACGTGGTATTACGATTAATACATCACACGTTGAGTATGAAACAGATACTCGTCACTATGCGCATATTGACGCTCCAGGGCACGCTGACTATGTTAAAAACATGATCACTGGTGCTGCACAAATGGACGGTGCTATTCTGGTAGTATCTGCTGCTGATGGCCCAATGCCGCAAACACGTGAACACATCCTACTGTCTCGTAACGTTGGGGTACCTGCTATTGCTGTATTCCTTAACAAAACAGACATGGTTGATGATGAAGAATTATTGGAACTAGTAGAAATGGAAGTTCGTGATCTATTGACAGAATACGACTTCCCTGGCGACGATACGCCAGTTGTAAAAGGATCTGCACTTAAAGCACTGGAAGGCGACGAAGCGTACACTGAAAAAATTGTTGAGCTAATGGACGCGGTAGATGAGTACATTCCTACACCAGAGCGTGATAATGATAAACCATTCATGATGCCGGTTGAGGACGTATTCTCTATTACAGGTCGCGGAACAGTTGCAACAGGTCGTGTGGAACGCGGAGAAATCAAAGTTGGACAGGAAGTTGAGATTATTGGTCTAAACGAAGCGCCAAGAAAAACAACCGTAACTGGTGTTGAAATGTTCCGTAAGCTTCTCGACTATGCTGAAGCTGGTGACAATATTGGTGCACTCCTTCGTGGTGTCGCACGTGACGATATTAATCGTGGTCAGGTATTAGCTAAGCCTGGTTCTATTACACCACATACGAAGTTTAAAGCAGAAGTGTATGTTCTATCTAAAGAAGAGGGTGGACGTCATACAGCATTCTTCGCTAATTATCGCCCGCAGTTCTATTTCCGTACAACAGACGTAACAGGAGTTATCCAACTTCCTGAAGGAGTAGAAATGGTTATGCCTGGGGATAACGTGGAGATGGAAGTAGAATTGATCTCCCAAATCGCGATCGAAGACGGAACTCGTTTCTCTATTCGTGAAGGTGGACGCACCGTAGGATCCGGTGTTGTAACATCGATCATTGAATAATATAGCAAAACAAAACAGGCAGCGCAGATAGCGTTGCCTGTTTTGTTATTGATTGTAAAGGCTGTTTTCTAAAAGTTGATGTCTTTGATGCAAAAGATATAAAATGTGACGTAACTTGAAATGTGATGCTTTTTCCCACCGCTACGGAAATACATTCCGCTTTCCGCGGGTGGCTGGTGAGCCCCCGCAGGAGTCTCCATGTATTTCCTCCGCTGGCAGTGAGTTTACTGTATTATTAACGAAGCAGTTTCATGCTGTCAGTAGTCCGGGTGAGTGGAGGGCAATCGACTCCTGCGGGAATAGCACGTGTCCGAAGACCCCGCAGGAAGCGGTTTTCTTCCGAGGAGGCTGAGGCCGTGCCCTAAGGTCCGCGATTGCCCGTAACGATCCCGGACGGTGGCGAATATTGCACACTACGTCGCAGTTTATATCAACC
It encodes the following:
- the fusA gene encoding elongation factor G, which produces MARDFSLEKTRNIGIMAHIDAGKTTTTERILFYTGRIHKIGETHEGASQMDWMSQEQERGITITSAATTAQWKNHRINIIDTPGHVDFTVEVERSLRVLDGAVTVLDAQSGVEPQTETVWRQATNYGVPRIVFINKMDKVGADFLNATNTLKERLGANAHPVQLTIGAEDNFEGIIDLISMKAYYYEDDLGTRADSREIPEEYKEKAEELRASLVESVAELDEDLMMKYLEGEEISEEELKNAIRQATLNVEFYPVFGGSAFKNKGVQLVLDGVIDYLPAPTDVPPIEGIVPGTEEEVTRPADDDAPFSGLAFKVMSDPYVGKLTFFRVYSGTVVSGSYVRNSVKEKRERVGRLLQMHANSREEVKTVYSGEIAAAVGFKDTSTGDTICDEKDLVILESMDFPEPVISVAIEPKTKADMDKMGIALGKLAEEDPTFTTESDTETGQTIISGMGELHLDVIVDRLKREFKVEANVGNPQVAYRETFRGSAEVEGKYVRQSGGRGQYGHVWVKFEPNEEGAGFEFTDKIVGGTVPREYIGSVEQGIIEATESGVLAGYPLIDIKATLYDGSYHDVDSNEMAFKIAGSMALKAAKSKCKPVLLEPMMRVEIEIPEEYMGDIMGDVTARRGRVEGMEPRGTAQLVRGFVPLSEMFGYATALRSNTQGRGTYTMTFDHYEETPKSITEEIIKKNTGE
- the tuf gene encoding elongation factor Tu is translated as MAKEKFDRSKDHVNIGTIGHVDHGKTTLTAAISAVMHKKSGKGEAMDFDEIDRAPEEKERGITINTSHVEYETDTRHYAHIDAPGHADYVKNMITGAAQMDGAILVVSAADGPMPQTREHILLSRNVGVPAIAVFLNKTDMVDDEELLELVEMEVRDLLTEYDFPGDDTPVVKGSALKALEGDEAYTEKIVELMDAVDEYIPTPERDNDKPFMMPVEDVFSITGRGTVATGRVERGEIKVGQEVEIIGLNEAPRKTTVTGVEMFRKLLDYAEAGDNIGALLRGVARDDINRGQVLAKPGSITPHTKFKAEVYVLSKEEGGRHTAFFANYRPQFYFRTTDVTGVIQLPEGVEMVMPGDNVEMEVELISQIAIEDGTRFSIREGGRTVGSGVVTSIIE
- the rpsL gene encoding 30S ribosomal protein S12, which gives rise to MPTINQLVRKGRVNKPKKYDSPALNRGYNSFKKRPTNQNSPQKRGVCTRVGTLTPKKPNSALRKYARVRLSNTMEVTAYIPGIGHNLQEHSVVLLRGGRVKDLPGVRYHIVRGALDTAGVDGRRKGRSKYGTKKPKKKA
- the rpsG gene encoding 30S ribosomal protein S7, with translation MPRKGPVPKRDVLPDPLYNSKLVTRLINQIMIDGKRGIAQKILYNAFTIIGERSGQNAMDVFEQAMKNVMPVLEVRARRVGGSNYQVPMEVRPERRQALGLRYIVNYSRLRGEKTMEERLANEILDASNNTGSSVKRREEMHKMAEANKAFAHYRW